From Phaeodactylum tricornutum CCAP 1055/1 chromosome 11, complete sequence, one genomic window encodes:
- a CDS encoding predicted protein produces the protein MMGDGMVSQGSIQVKPNAVKIRRIPHKGDDKEHQGTIVGFAGSTADAFTLLERLEMKLDEYPGQLARSCVELAKGWRTDKYLRRLEASLIVADATVSLELTGNGDVIESHDGILGVGSGSPFAIAAARALMDSSDLDAEAVARKAMNIAADMCIYTNKEFLVETMETKEKEEEV, from the exons AAGGATCGATTCAGGTGAAACCCAACGCCGTCAAAATTCGGAGAATCCCGCACAAGGGCGACGATAAAGAACACCAGGGTACCATTGTCGGATTTGCGGGTTCGACAGCGGATGCCTTTACGCTTTTGGAGCGGCTGGAAATGAAGCTTGATGAATATCCGGGACAGCTCGCGCGGTCATGTGTTGAATTGGCCAAGGGGTGGCGGACGGACAAGTACCTCCGACGGCTCGAAGCGTCGTTGATCGTGGCCGACGCAACCGTGAGCCTGGAACTGACTGGCAATGGTGACGTTATTGAAAGCCACGACGGTATTTTGGGAGTCGGAAGTGGAAGTCCCTTTGCCATTG CTGCTGCTCGTGCCTTGATGGATTCGTCTGATCTTGACGCGGAAGCCGTGGCTCGGAAGGCAATGAACATTGCCGCAGATATGTGCATTTACACAAACAAAGAGTTTCTTGTCGAGACTATGGAgacgaaggaaaaggaggaagaagttTAA
- a CDS encoding spermine/spermidine synthase (required for spermine/spermidine biosynthesis), which yields MWPGQKFSLALDEFSTDSVIFYEETAFQSILVFRSAQYGNVLVLDGAIQLTERDEFAFHEMMVHLPLCAHSNPQRILIVGGGDGGILREICRHDCVKEIVLVEIDPVVIQVSKKFFSNSTATRFDDPRLRIIHADAADFLKDQKDAFDVIIGDTSDPVGPATSLFQPTFYESMHEALRDQGIICMQAESMWIHLDLISDLVACCDDMFDHAEYASTMVPTYPCGQIGFVLARKGSRRSCRSIARQPIFESDLKWYSPAQHRAAFTLPPFVTARLE from the coding sequence ATGTGGCCGGGTCAAAAAttttcgttggcgttggacgAATTCTCAACCGATTCTGTTATATTCTACGAAGAAACAGCTTTTCAATCTATTTTGGTCTTCCGATCGGCTCAATATGGCAACGTTCTGGTACTCGATGGTGCGATTCAATTAACCGAACGTGATGAATTTGCATTTCATGAAATGATGGTTCATTTACCACTGTGTGCGCACTCAAACCCTCAACGCATTCTGATCGTCGGAGGCGGAGATGGTGGCATACTGAGAGAGATATGTCGACATGACTGTGTAAAAGAAATCGTGCTCGTTGAAATAGATCCAGTTGTGATCCAAGTCTCGAAAAAGTTCTTCAGCAACTCGACAGCGACGAGATTCGACGACCCGAGATTGCGAATCATACATGCCGATGCCGCCGATTTCTTGAAAGATCAAAAGGACGCATTTGATGTCATCATTGGCGACACTTCTGATCCGGTTGGACCGGCAACGTCACTTTTCCAACCTACTTTCTACGAATCTATGCATGAAGCCCTACGTGATCAAGGAATCATTTGCATGCAAGCGGAAAGCATGTGGATCCATTTGGATCTGATCTCGGACCTGGTTGCATGCTGCGATGATATGTTCGATCACGCTGAATATGCATCAACTATGGTTCCAACCTATCCTTGTGGTCAAATCGGTTTCGTTCTCGCACGCAAAGGGAGTCGGCGATCATGCAGAAGCATTGCACGCCAGCCCATTTTTGAAAGTGACTTAAAATGGTACAGTCCTGCCCAACACCGGGCCGCTTTTACCTTGCCTCCCTTCGTCACCGCAAGATTAGAG
- a CDS encoding predicted protein → SRYLAVDCEMVGIGSEGQQSALARVSITNWNKDVVLDTFVKVPGKVTDFRTWVSGVQPKHLKSDQAMDVDACRKTVARLLKGKILVGHSLKNDLHALMLNHPKQDIRDTATYRPFQRLGGKKWRPRKLRDLVKQHVGLTIQEEGQSHDSVDDANATMDLFKVAREVWERELEQKKKKLPVNK, encoded by the coding sequence TCACGCTATTTGGCTGTGGATTGTGAGATGGTCGGTATCGGGAGTGAAGGCCAACAATCTGCTTTGGCCCGAGTTTCAATAACAAATTGGAACAAAGATGTGGTCTTGGACACTTTCGTGAAAGTTCCTGGTAAAGTGACCGACTTTCGTACCTGGGTTTCGGGTGTTCAGCCAAAACACCTCAAGTCGGATCAAGCCATGGATGTGGATGCTTGTCGCAAGACTGTGGCTAGGCTACTGAAGGGAAAGATTCTAGTCGGACATTCTTTGAAGAATGATTTGCATGCCCTCATGTTGAATCATCCGAAACAAGACATTCGGGACACGGCCACGTACCGGCCTTTCCAGAGATTGGGAGGCAAGAAATGGAGACCAAGGAAGCTCCGCGATCTTGTCAAACAACACGTGGGCCTTACAATTCAAGAGGAGGGCCAATCGCACGATTCTGTTGATGATGCGAATGCTACTATGGATCTGTTCAAAGTAGCTCGCGAAGTGTGGGAGCGAGAGCTtgaacaaaagaagaagaagctgCCCGTGAATAAGTAA
- a CDS encoding predicted protein produces MDNTEIQQSVGYSYPQLKPTEIVQCMEELGISLTKDELLEPQKHKDKIRNIFVQLMTTCTGKSDEDFQATEAMKAKANTMEYGDQLHADFTDLKFFLTLQTLMIDCGVPNFSWRDLYNPTHKRLKVQLAAIINFLRFLQERLKLYQELNEPRTELLEAFDEVQVEHDELKAQLEQTELDSKDKLDAMDEVVQECQGLELEIARNNKLQAAAREEAAALKMRANDLKDELATAVWAFQEAEAEEERLRAQVVSSPDRRRAELEHRSALLTKAKDDCNKLENDVQSAKLKTVKVKQASKDLESTLVILDDLREEATKLADLILQKESTLKEMDSFMKKKNDFFEESEEAERYLHRTEERISHQVKAHKMQIAATQESLDLAKSQLLAVEKDRREGMLRVQAGEAEEN; encoded by the exons aTGGACAACACAGAGATACAACAAAGCGTGGGATACAGCTATCCTCAGCTCAAGCCTACAGAAATTGTGCAATGCATGGAAGAGCTGGGCATTAGTTTGACCAAAGATGAGCTTTTGGAACCTCAGAAACACAAGGATAAGATTCGCAACATATTTGTCCAGTTG ATGACGACCTGTACGGGGAAATCGGACGAGGACTTTCAGGCAACCGAGGCGATGAAGGCCAAAGCGAACACGATGGAGTATGGCGATCAGTTGCACGCTGACTTCACCGATCTGAAGTTCTTCTTAACGCTACAAACATTGATGATTGACTGCGGAGTTCCCAACTTCTCATGGCGCGATTTGTACAACCCAACCCACAAGCGTTTGAAAGTGCAGCTTGCGGCTATCATTAATTTTCTTCGTTTCTTACAAGAGCGACTGAAACTATATCAAGAGCTGAACGAACCT AGAACGGAGCTACTGGAAGCGTTTGATGAAGTCCAGGTGGAGCATGACGAACTAAAGGCACAGCTTGAACAAACCGAGCTCGACTCGAAAGACAAACTGGACGCAATGGACGAGGTAGTCCAAGAATGCCAAGGGTTAGAATTGGAAATTGCTCGTAACAACAAGCTTCAAGCAGCAGCCCGTGAAGAAGCTGCTGCGTTGAAAATGAGAGCTAACGATCTCAAGGACGAACTCGCTACAGCTGTGTGGGCCTTCCAAGAggccgaagccgaagaagagcgCTTGCGAGCTCAAGTGGTTTCAAGTCCAGATCGTCGCCGTGCGGAGTTGGAGCATAGAAGCGCCCTTCTTACAAAAGCAAAGGATGATTGCAACAAGCTTGAAAATGACGTCCAAAGCGCCAAATTGAAAACCGTAAAGGTGAAGCAAGCTTCGAAAGATCTTGAATCAACGCTTGTTATACTTGATGATTTAAGAGAAGAAGCAACGAAACTAGCCGATCTGATTCTACAGAAAGAAAGCACACTAAAAGAAATGGACTCCttcatgaagaagaaaaacgatTTTTTTGAAGAGTCCGAAGAGGCGGAACGTTACTTGCATCGTACCGAAGAGCGCATTTCGCATCAGGTCAAAGCGCATAAGATGCAAATAGCAGCGACTCAGGAAAGTCTGGATTTGGCAAAATCACAGCTTTTGGCAGTCGAAAAGGATCGCCGCGAAGGGATGCTACGAGTTCAAGCAGGCGAGGCGGAA GAAAACTGA
- a CDS encoding predicted protein — MGKRKQRSKRSLASPPKGLAIRGGTNGATNPFEITSRHKRPKHEVHNRKIPTKNVAKPSALAQAVSRRRNALSEALQKSKKNNTFADKRIGEYDRSMTSDEQNLARLVRERARRSKRSTKFSLNDEDEDGGQTTLTHKGKSISDMSARDHVILSDDDEDDIGNLDAADTALHFGGGCRSAVPDDGYYGPTAGAQGKDMSSMYMTRKMELDDLILRRKIKKAERMKSREDQTEAFEAMDESFAELSNMLSFRDKEKEIREHVKSKRAGMLAPEDQEMEDWDKQMKQYQFNERKVKATDRVKTPEEIAKEEVDRLHELETRRLARMNGDFVDDDLSDISDGERNLQKRKTRKSTLASTAEALDDSEVEDDAEEKVTTRFTADGLVEVDRNGVVAKKVNAPDNDALNGAFAKGSRVSACYHAKEQLDDDATWFNGVVSGVYARDDGLVVYNIEYDDGDFEDGVEHRHVRPADETKSVRKVEEIEANKQEQELELKRKRLRAKEKARAELPFVFEVPTTLEALHDMIGTYASTGADASLIIKRIHASNSVRLDRRNAEKMQNFYDVAIRRFVAVGDAIYRSGDGDSELGRFKQLDELARIMYTMAQDSAESATAVWGRRLGVFQNAHAKRLRDAELDRDEDDEDQSAWPSIGVFLALRAIGHIFPVTDQRHQIITPTLLMLGQIVSQTPVLSIYDLVVGTMCSALLIEYTKAAKRISPEAIAFIAGVLRMFASDSLKRQGPYSLPSLEKAVTGEQFDSFRALASSYQEVYPPNLSFERIGMFSAETPAALLYAALHLVEVTVLCLSGSGIDAERELFHTLAECVLNIKPYSKKHTLCKCLQEKAASAAECLEKACKLENARPPLRRRSLPTIRDTMIKSLAPRIENAEKYSMSKDKGKNAPQAALDRTRRELRREHKAVSRELRLDSSFVERARREEQTKKDSAAQAKRQKAYGWLENEQATMNQEVRMGGGLLKGGGMGAAKAKAATGKLGMKKGGKLKR, encoded by the exons ATGGGGAAACGCAAGCAAAGATCCAAGCGTTCTTTGGCTAGTCCTCCAAAAGGTCTTGCTATTCGAGGTGGTACGAACGGAGCCACGAATCCGTTTGAGATCACATCTCGTCACAAGCGACCGAAACACGAAGTGCACAATCGCAAGATTCCCACAAAGAATGTCGCCAAGCCGTCCGCCTTGGCCCAGGCGGTCTCTCGTCGCAGGAATGCACTCAGTGAAGCTTTGCAGAAGTCAAAGAAGAACAATACTTTTGCCGATAAGCGCATAGGAGAGTACGATCGGAGCATGACGTCGGACGAGCAAAATTTGGCTCGATTGGTTCGGGAACGGGCTAGGCGTAGCAAACGCTCTACAAAGTTTAGTTTGAATGACGAGGATGAGGACGGCGGCCAAACAACCCTTACACACAAAGGAAAATCCATCAGTGATATGTCTGCTAGAGACCACGTTATTCTGtcggatgatgacgaagacgacatTGGAAACCTAGACGCTGCCGATACGGCACTGCATTTCGGCGGCGGATGCCGGTCGGCCGTCCCAGATGACGGATACTACGGTCCTACCGCTGGCGCTCAGGGTAAAGATATGTCAAGCATGTATATGACGCGAAAAATGGAATTGGATGATCTCATATTGCGGCGAAAAATTAAGAAAGCCGAAAGGATGAAATCTCGCGAAGATCAAACCGAAGCCTTTGAGGCCATGGACGAATCGTTCGCCGAGCTGTCGAATATGCTATCTTTccgtgacaaagaaaaggagatccGGGAGCATGTTAAGTCCAAACGTGCTGGCATGCTTGCACCGGAAGACCAAGAAATGGAGGACTGGGATAAGCAAATGAAACAATATCAGTTCAATGAGAGAAAAGTGAAAGCAACTGATCGCGTAAAAACACCAGAAGAGATTGCCAAGGAAGAGGTAGATCGTTTGCACGAGTTAGAGACCCGTCGCTTAGCTCGCATGAATGGTGACTTTGTCGACGATGACCTTTCGGATATTTCCGATGGTGAGCGGAACCTGCAGAAGCGAAAGACAAGAAAGAGTACCCTAGCTAGTACCGCTGAAGCGTTAGATGATTCCGAAGTGGAGGATGACGCGGAAGAAAAGGTAACAACTCGTTTTACTGCCGACGGCCTTGTGGAAGTCGACAGAAATGGTGTTGTTGCAAAAAAGGTTAATGCACCAGATAATGACGCTCTGAATGGTGCGTTTGCAAAAGGATCAAGAGTTAGCGCTTGCTACCACGCGAAAGAACagctcgacgacgatgcgaCCTGGTTCAATGGGGTTGTTTCGGGTGTCTACGCACGAGACGACGGCTTGGTAGTATACAACATCGAATACGATGATGGAGATTTCGAAGATGGTGTTGAGCATCGACATGTTCGCCCCGCGGATGAAACGAAAAGTGTTAGGAAGGTGGAGGAAATAGAAGCAAACAAGCAGGAACAGGAGCTTGAGCTGAAAAGAAAACGCCTACGagcgaaagagaaagcaaG GGCGGAACTtccttttgtgtttgaagtTCCAACAACGTTGGAGGCACTGCATGATATGATTGGTACATACGCCTCTACCGGCGCGGATGCTTCTCTAATCATAAAACGAATTCACGCATCCAATTCAGTCAGGTTGGACAGAAGAAATGCTGAAAAGATGCAGAACTTTTACGATGTGGCGATTCGACGGTTTGTTGCAGTTGGTGATGCGATTTATAGATCAGGTGATGGCGATTCAGAGTTAGGTCGATTCAAACAGCTCGATGAGTTGGCCAGGATCATGTACACAATGGCGCAAGACTCGGCTGAAAGTGCAACTGCCGTATGGGGGCGCCGTTTAGgtgttttccaaaatgcaCACGCCAAGAGACTGCGCGACGCTGAGTTAGATCgtgatgaagacgatgaggatCAGTCTGCGTGGCCGTCGATTGGAGTTTTCTTAGCCCTCCGTGCGATCGGTCATATCTTTCCAGTGACCGATCAGCGTCACCAGATTATCACTCCCACGCTGCTAATGCTTGGTCAAATAGTTTCTCAAACACCTGTTCTTTCCATATATGATCTTGTTGTCGGAACAATGTGCTCAGCACTACTAATTGAGTACACAAAAGCTGCCAAACGTATTTCACCGGAAGCGATTGCTTTCATCGCCGGTGTTTTGCGAATGTTCGCATCGGATTCCTTGAAGCGACAAGGGCCATATTCTCTTCCAAGTTTGGAGAAAGCGGTGACGGGAGAGCAATTTGATTCATTTCGAGCCCTTGCTAGTAGCTATCAAGAGGTGTACCCACCAAATCTGAGTTTTGAAAGGATTGGCATGTTTAGTGCGGAAACACCCGCTGCGCTGCTCTATGCTGCGCTACATTTGGTTGAGGTCACCGTGCTTTGCCTTTCGGGCTCAGGCATCGACGCTGAACGAGAACTTTTTCACACTTTGGCGGAGTGTGTATTGAACATTAAACCATACAGTAAGAAGCACACACTCTGCAAGTGTTTGCAAGAAAAGGCTGCTTCAGCTGCTGAGTGCCTTGAGAAAGCGTGTAAGCTTGAAAATGCCCGTCCTCCACTGAGGCGCAGATCGCTACCGACAATTCGTGACACTATGATTAAGTCACTTGCTCCACGTATCGAGAATGCTGAAAAATACTCCATGTCGAAAGACAAAGGCAAGAATGCCCCACAAGCCGCTTTGGATCGCACTCGCCGAGAACTTCGCCGTGAGCACAAGGCTGTTTCTCGCGAGCTGCGGCTGGATTCTTCTTTCGTGGAGAGGGCTCGGCGCGAGGAACAGACCAAGAAGGATTCCGCTGCTCAAGCCAAACGTCAGAAGGCTTACGGATGGCTTGAGAATGAGCAGGCTACCATGAACCAAGAAGTGCGGATGGGAGGCGGCTTGTTGAAGGGTGGTGGTATGGGAGCTGCAAAAGCGAAGGCGGCTACTGGGAAACTAGGCATGAAAAAGGGCGGCAAACTAAAGCGGTAG
- a CDS encoding 2-deoxy-D-gluconate 3-dehydrogenase (Probable oxidoreductases acting on the CH-OH group of donors with NAD+ or NADP+ as acceptor. Catalyses 2-deoxy-D-gluconate +NAD = 3-dehydro-2-deoxy-D-gluconate+NADH +H), producing MTQSKPSSKHCQGNREHKMRKSVRASAAADFNTKSVFLTGATGGLGKALALQLSECGVRSLILSGRSELALEGLAKECRQVSSNPIFELHTVVCDLSDPEQVKMAAARVLDLAQPTGIEVLINNGGVSSRSRFVDTLPDVDRKVMQINFLAGAYFAKAVTPAMIQNGSGQIIWISSVQGLVGIPNRSSYAASKFAVQGYCESIRAELASSGVSVHTISPGYIRTNLSKSAITGDGGNHGKMDETTAAGADPYDVAVQVLESCSANQAELVVAAGTSAKAAIWMRLLCPRMLQRLLVKRYEKSQKEKME from the coding sequence ATGACTCAGTCGAAGCCATCTTCCAAGCATTGTCAAGGTAACCGGGAACATAAGATGAGGAAATCTGTACGGGCGTCTGCTGCCGCCGATTTCAATACCAAGTCAGTCTTTCTGACTGGCGCAACGGGGGGACTTGGAAAAGCACTAGCACTTCAGCTTTCCGAATGTGGTGTAAGGTCCTTAATTTTGTCAGGACGGAGTGAATTGGCGTTGGAAGGACTTGCCAAAGAATGTCGTCAAGTTTCTAGCAACCCTATATTTGAATTACACACAGTCGTTTGCGACTTGTCCGATCCAGAGCAAGTAAAAATGGCAGCAGCAAGAGTTTTGGATCTTGCACAACCCACAGGGATTGAAGTGCTTATAAACAATGGAGGGGTCTCTTCACGATCGCGGTTCGTTGATACGTTGCCCGATGTTGATCGGAAGGTTATGCAGATAAACTTTCTTGCAGGCGCTTATTTTGCAAAAGCGGTGACACCCGCAATGATTCAAAATGGGAGCGGTCAAATCATTTGGATCAGTTCTGTCCAGGGTCTAGTCGGCATTCCGAATCGAAGTTCATATGCAGCTTCCAAATTTGCGGTCCAAGGCTACTGCGAAAGTATACGAGCAGAATTGGCCTCCTCCGGAGTCTCCGTGCATACCATTTCGCCTGGATATATAAGAACAAATCTTTCCAAATCCGCTATCACTGGAGATGGCGGAAATCATGGAAAGATGGATGAGACCACGGCGGCTGGTGCAGATCCATATGACGTAGCGGTCCAAGTTCTTGAGTCCTGCTCAGCTAATCAAGCAGAATTGGTGGTTGCAGCCGGGACCTCGGCCAAGGCAGCGATCTGGATGAGGCTA